Proteins found in one Octopus sinensis unplaced genomic scaffold, ASM634580v1 Contig01407, whole genome shotgun sequence genomic segment:
- the LOC115227044 gene encoding jerky protein homolog: MKRYCTRLKNSEKQQIIKFIDQNPGISLTRVSAIFSERFRRVISRRSLNDLRSRRNVSALLFSELSRNPYLKFNETDEDTMSWIEMMETRGAILNDSIILTKAEDFAKKRQITEFKASRGWLEKFKRRHGLKLKKLYGESSIENLSNSEVNDFLINIRAKIKLYGRENAYNADETGLFYKALPCKSICKIKRYGHKLLKDRISIMFCSNMTDTAKLTPFII; this comes from the coding sequence ATGAAACGTTATTGTACCAGATTGAAAAATTCCgaaaaacaacaaattattaaatttatcgatCAAAATCCAGGGATTTCGCTTACAAGAGTGTCTGCTATCTTTTCCGAAAGATTCAGACGCGTTATTTCAAGACGATCTTTAAACGACCTTAGGAGCAGAAGGAATGTATCTGCCTTGCTTTTTTCAGAATTATCTCGGAATCCATATTTAAAGTTCAATGAAACTGATGAAGATACTATGTCATGGATTGAAATGATGGAAACCAGAGGAGCAATTCTTAATGATTCGATTATTCTTACAAAGGCTGAAGACTTTGCGAAGAAACGTCAAATAACTGAGTTTAAAGCCAGTCGTGGATGGcttgaaaaatttaaaagaagacATGGGTTAAAATTGAAGAAACTTTATGGAGAATCTTCTATAGAGAATCTTTCAAATTCTGAAGTTAATGATTTTCTCATTAATATaagagcaaaaataaaattatatggtcGCGAAAATGCCTATAATGCAGATGAGACAGGATTATTTTATAAAGCTCTTCCATGTAAAAGCATTTGCAAGATCAAGAGATATGGGCATAAATTATTGAAGGATCGAATATCGATAATGTTCTGTTCAAATATGACTGATACCGCTAAACTAACACCATTCATAATTTGA
- the LOC115227047 gene encoding myosin-11-like yields the protein MVEGISKATYEKLFNHIVLCLNRVLNKHKRQNYQFIGILDIAGFEIFKVNSFEQLCINYTNEKLQQLFNHRMFIIEQEEYKREGIEWDFIDFGLDLQPTIDLIEKPIGIMGLLDEECLFPKATYKTLVHKITSNVSSHPNFCKPDKLRNQCDFAIIHYAGRVDYSAENWLMCNMDPLSDSAVSLMQNSTMPFIREIWKDAEYVDVSQETSLARRKKGMFRTVCQLYKIQLAELMDNLSNTTAHFIRCIIPNLEKKVCV from the coding sequence ATGGTGGAAGGCATTTCTAAGGCCACGTATGAAAAGTTGTTCAACCACATTGTACTCTGTCTCAACAGAGTGCTCAACAAGCACAAGCGACAGAACTACCAGTTCATTGGGATTCTCGATATTGCCGGTTTCGAGATATTCAAGGTCAACTCCTTTGAGCAACTCTGCATTAATTACACCAATGAGAAGCTCCAGCAACTCTTTAATCACCGAATGTTCATAATCGAGCAGGAGGAGTATAAGCGGGAAGGAATTGAATGGGATTTTATTGACTTTGGCCTCGATCTGCAGCCCACCATCGACCTTATTGAGAAACCAATAGGAATCATGGGCCTATTGGACGAGGAGTGTCTATTCCCTAAGGCCACGTACAAAACTCTAGTCCATAAAATCACCTCCAACGTCTCTTCCCACCCAAACTTTTGTAAACCCGACAAACTTCGTAATCAGTGCGACTTTGCTATCATTCACTACGCTGGGCGAGTGGATTATTCGGCTGAAAATTGGCTGATGTGCAATATGGATCCACTCAGTGACTCGGCTGTATCCCTCATGCAGAATTCGACCATGCCCTTCATTCGGGAGATATGGAAGGATGCGGAATATGTTGATGTGAGTCAGGAGACATCCTTGGCACGTAGGAAGAAAGGAATGTTCAGGACGGTCTGCCAACTCTACAAAATACAATTGGCAGAATTAATGGACAATCTGAGTAATACTACTGCACACTTTATTCGCTGCATCATCCCAAACCTGGAAAAGAAAGTATGTGTTTAA